The proteins below come from a single Deinococcus aquiradiocola genomic window:
- the rplP gene encoding 50S ribosomal protein L16 — protein sequence MLLPKRTKYRKQFRGRMRGDAKGGDYVAFGDYGLVAMEPAWVRSNQIEACRIVMSRHFRRGGKIYIRIFPDKPVTKKPAETRMGKGKGAVEFWVAVVKPGRVMFEVSGVTEEQAKEAFRLAGHKLPIGTKMVKREVYDEAQ from the coding sequence ATGCTTCTCCCGAAGCGCACCAAGTACCGCAAGCAGTTCCGTGGCCGCATGCGCGGCGACGCCAAGGGCGGCGACTACGTCGCGTTCGGCGACTACGGCCTGGTCGCGATGGAGCCCGCCTGGGTCCGCAGCAACCAGATCGAAGCCTGCCGTATCGTCATGAGCCGTCACTTCCGCCGCGGCGGCAAGATCTACATCCGGATCTTCCCCGACAAGCCCGTCACCAAGAAGCCCGCCGAAACCCGAATGGGTAAAGGTAAGGGTGCCGTGGAGTTCTGGGTGGCCGTCGTCAAGCCGGGCCGAGTGATGTTCGAGGTGTCCGGCGTGACCGAGGAGCAGGCCAAGGAAGCCTTCCGGCTTGCCGGGCACAAGCTCCCCATCGGCACCAAGATGGTGAAGCGCGAGGTATATGATGAAGCTCAGTGA
- the rpmC gene encoding 50S ribosomal protein L29, with amino-acid sequence MKLSEMRELDAAAFEKEVAARKKELMELRFQGAIGNLDKPHRVTQLRREVAQLLTVQSEQQRSK; translated from the coding sequence ATGAAGCTCAGTGAGATGCGCGAGCTGGACGCTGCCGCCTTCGAGAAGGAAGTGGCCGCCCGCAAGAAGGAACTGATGGAGCTGCGCTTTCAGGGCGCGATCGGCAATCTGGACAAGCCCCACCGCGTGACCCAGCTCCGCCGTGAAGTGGCCCAGCTGCTGACCGTTCAGAGCGAACAGCAGAGGAGCAAGTAA
- the rpsQ gene encoding 30S ribosomal protein S17, producing MAQKTLTGVVVSDKADKTVSVKVERRFTHPLYGKVVTRSQKYAAHDETNQYRLGDTVEILSVRPISKTKTWKVTKLVDRPRGIETTVVETEEAGQANQAAGGEA from the coding sequence ATGGCACAGAAGACCCTCACGGGCGTCGTGGTGAGCGACAAGGCCGACAAGACCGTCAGCGTCAAGGTCGAGCGCCGCTTCACGCACCCGCTCTACGGCAAGGTCGTGACCCGCAGCCAGAAGTACGCGGCGCACGACGAGACCAACCAGTACCGTCTCGGCGACACCGTCGAGATCCTGTCGGTCCGTCCGATCTCCAAGACCAAGACCTGGAAGGTCACCAAGCTCGTCGACCGCCCCCGCGGCATCGAGACGACCGTGGTCGAGACCGAGGAAGCCGGTCAGGCCAACCAGGCTGCGGGCGGTGAAGCATGA